The following DNA comes from Streptomyces spinoverrucosus.
CCTGGTCGTGCACCGAGTCGAACGCGGCCACGCGCGCCATCGCCTCCGCGAGCTGAAAAGACCGCAGGGCGCCGTCCAGCACCAGGGACGTCGGGGTCTGCCCGGCGCCGTGGGCGGCCGCGTTGGCGACCGCCAGGATCAGGTCGGTGCGGGAAGGGCCGAAGCGGGAGCGCAGCCAGCCGCGGAAGCGGGGGTTCTCGCGCAGCAGGGTCACGCCCGCGGTCACGAACCGGGGCGAGGGTGGCAGCCGCATCATGGATCCGGTGACCGCGGCGACGATGCCGGCGGCGTCGGCCACGATCGCCGCCGACACGGTCCGCACCTCGGCCGGGTCCCCGGGGTGCGCGAACTCCTCGACCGCGTCCTCGGCGGGCGCCAGTCCGTGCCGGTCGGCGAGTTCGTTCGCCCGCTCCAGAACCCCGTCGATGAGGGCCGTCTCGGTCGCGGCGACCACCAGCCTGGCGAGGCCGCCGTCCCAGTAGGCGTAGGCCACGTCCGGGTGCTCGGCGAGGGCCTCGGCCATCCGTCGCGCCGCCCGCGCGGTGGCGCCGGCCCGCTCCGCCTGGTCCGCCTGTTCGGGCTCGGGGGTGGCCCGCAGCGCGAGATGCACCCGGCGGCCGGACCGCCAGTGGCGCCCCCCTCCGGGCAGCGCCCCACGCGCCACCCGCGACACCCGCACCATGGCATCCGCGCCGCGCACCCCGGCGCGCGCGGTTCCGGCCACAGCACCGGCGGCCGCTCCGACCACGGGCGCGGTACCGCGCACCAGCAGGCGCGGACCGGCCATGACGATGTCGGAGACGGCCGCCGATGAGCCCGTCAGCAACCAAAGCCCCATGTCACGCCCTTTGCTCGTATGTCTGGCGGGCCGGGTGGCCGGCCTCCGGCCCGCCGTTCCTTATCCGCCGCTGGTGGTCGCCTTGCGCCGGCTGCTGCTGGTCGAGCTCCGCCCGCCGGCTGCTCCCGACTTCCCACGAGTGGACGTCGTACGCCTGCTCGTGGACGTCGTACGCCGACTCGCGGGCGCCGACTTCCCGCGTGTGGACGTCGTACGCCCGGTCGTGGACGACTTGGCCGGCGTCGCCGTGCCGCCGCCCGTCGTGGTGGCTGCCCCGTTGCCCTCGTGCTTGGGCTTCGGCTGGGTCAGCCATGCCACGCCCGCCACCGTGAGGGCGACAGGCCACTCCACCACGCCCGCGACTCCGAGGAGCCCGGCCCCGGTGTACACCGCGACGCGACGACCGCGCGGCGACACGGTGCCGACCGCGTCCAGCGCACCACCGGCCGCCTTCGTCACCATCCCGGCCCCGGGCATCCTGCGCAGCGCCGTCACGGGTGCGCGCAGCGGTGCCGGGAGCTCGGGCGAGGTCTTCTGCCGTGCCATGACACTCACGCTCCCTGGCAGATCAATGTTTCACCCCGCCGGGTTCCCTTGATACGAGGTATCACCCCCACGAACTATGGAAACTCGGGCATATGGGTCAACCAGTCGCATAAGCGACCCCGTTGAGCGCGAAGGAGACCGTCGGCCGGCCGTGTTGGTGATCATCAGCGGGGCCGGGGCCGCCCGTGTCCAGACCGAAGAAGGTGAGCACGCGGGAGCCATGCCCCGGCGTAGAGGTTGTGGCCGACGCCTTGGAGGCTGATGGCCTCCACGGGGGCGTGCTCACCGGTGCCGCCGTAGCGCGTGCGGGTCCAGCCGGCGGCGGGCGAGTCGGTGGCCGCCGGGGTCGGGCTCACACCGTGCACGTCGGTCCACTGCTTGATCTCCTCGGCGAAGTTCGGGTACCGCAGGACGTCGTCCTCGGTGCCGTGCCACAGCTGCATCCGGGACCTGGGGCCGGTGCAGCCGGGGTAGGCGGCGCGGACCAGGTCGCCCCACTGGGCCGGGGTGCGGGACACGGTGCCGCCCGCGCAGGCGCTGTTCCACTCGGAGCCGTCGGTGGTGGCGAGGCAGCCGAAGGGGACGCCGGCGAACGCGGCGCCGGCCGCGAACACGTCCGGGTAGACGCCCAGCAGGACGTTGGTCATCATCGCGCCGGACGAGATGCCGGTGACGTAGACCCGGCTCGGATCGGCGTCATGGGTCGTCTTGACCCAGTCGACCATCGACCTGATGCCGACCGGGTCGCTGCCGCCGTCCCGGCGCAGTGCCTGCGGCGAGGAGACGTCGAAGCACTTGCCGGCGCGGGTCACCGACGGGTACACGACGATGAAGCCGTGGCGGTCGGCCGGCGCGGCGTACTCGGTGCCGGAGTACATGGCCGGACCGGAGCCGGTGCAGTAGTGGACGGCGACCAGGACCGCCGGGTCGGGCGCGACGTGGTCCGGGACGTACACGTACATCCGCAGGTTGCTGGGGTTGCTGCCGAAGTCGGTGACCGCGGTGAGCGTCGCGGCGGGAGCGGCGGTGCGCGCGGAGGCCTGCGGCGGCGCGAGGAGCAGGACGGCGAGCAGCGGCAGGAGTGTCCCGAAGAGCGCGACGAGCATCGAACGCAGTGGTCTGCGGGCGGGGTTGCCGGTGGTGGCGGGCACGTGGTCGTCCCTTCGCGATGGCGGCTCGTGGGGGCATCGCTGGGGGAGCACCCGGCATGGTGGCATGCACACGGCCGTCATGGAAGCGCTCCCACACCGTCTTCGAGCCACTCCTCACGGCCACCAGGGGTGACCGAATGCGTTCTGCGCAAAGCGTTGACTAGAAAGCGCTTGCCCCCTACGTTCCGTTCAGCAGGCTGACCAGCTGACGCCCAATCAGGGTGAAAGCGGCACCCTGCCCGCGCAACGCGTTCAGCATGCCGTACGTCGTTCATCTATCCGTCCAATCAGGCCTCCCGAAGGGACGCACCCGCATGCGTACAGGCCCCCCACGTACACACGCGCAAAGTTCTGCCCTGGTGGCTGCCGCGGCGGCGCTCGCCGCGGTTGCCGTCCTCGCCCTGCCGCAGCCGGCCGGAGCGGCCGAGAGCTCTCCGATCGGGTTCGGCGCCGGGACGACCGGCGGCGGCAGCGCCCCGGCGGTCACCGTCTCTACCCTCGACGCCTTCAGGTCGGCCGTGTCCGGCGACACGGCCAAGGTCATCCGGGTCAACGGTCTGATCCCACTGAGCGGTCAGGTCGACATCGGGTCCAACACCACGGTGGTGGGTGTCGGTTCGGCTTCCGGGTTCACCGGGGGCGGACTGCGACTGAAGGAGGTCTCCAACGTCGTCGTCCGGAACCTCAATATCAGCAAGCCGGTCGCGCCCGCCGACGGGATCACCGTCCAGAAGTCGACGAAGGTGTGGATCGACCACAACTCCTTCTCGGCGGACCGCGAGCACGACAAGGACCACTACGACGGTCTGCTGGACATCAACCACGGCTCCGACGACGTCACCGTGTCCTGGAACACCTTCAAGGACCACTTCAAGGGCTCACTCGTCGGCCACAGCGACAACAACGCCTCCGAGGACACCGGCCACCTGAAGGTGACGTACCACCACAACCTCTTCAGCAACGTCTACTCGCGCATCCCGAGCCTGCGCTTCGGCACCGGGCACTTCTACAACAACTACGTGTCCGGCGCCGACACCGCCTGCCACTCGCGGATGGGCGCGCAGATGCTGGTCGAGAACAACGTCTTCCGCTCGACGAAGATCGCGGTCACCACGAACCGCAGCAGTGACGTCGACGGATTCGCCAACCTGCGCGGCAACGACCTCGGTGGAGCCGCGACCGAGGTCTCGCGGGTCGGCACCTTCACCAACCCGCCGTACGGCTACACGGCGGAGCCCGCCTCGTCGGTCGTCGCCTCGGTGACCTCCGGCGCGGGCACGGGCAAGCTCTGACACCCCCACACCACGACAGAAGGACGGGACATGTCTTCTGCAACACGACCACGCGCGCGCGGGCGCGCGCTGACCGGCGCGCTGGCCACCCTCGGCCTGTCGGTTGGCATGATCATGACTATAGGTGCGCCGTCCGCGAGTGCCGCCACCTGGCCCACCCCGAACGGCAGCGAGCCGGTCTCCGCCACCATCTCGATCTCCGGCACCAAGGACTACGGGATGAAGCGGCTGTACGGCACCGGAGACCTGGCCGGTGACGGCCAGGAGGAGGGTCAGGACCCGATCCTCCGGCTCGCCAACGGCGCGGTGCTGAAGAACGTCGTCCTCGGGGCTCCGGCCGCCGACGGCATCCACTGCGAGGGCAGCTGCACGCTGCAGAACGTCTGGTGGGAGGACGTCGGCGAGGACGCCGCCACCTTCCGGGGCGGCACGGGTGCGACGTACCACGTGATCGGCGGTGGCGCGAAGAAGGCCGCGGACAAGGTCTTCCAGCACAACGGCGGCGGCACGCTGAACATCTCCAACTTCGCCGTGCAGGAGTTCAAGACCCTGTACCGCTCCTGCGGCGACTGCTCCACGCAGTACACCCGCAAGGTCAACCTGAACACCATCGAGGTGACCGGCACGGGCAGCACCGCACGGATCGTCGGCATCAACACCAACCGCAACGACGTGGCGACCCTGCGGAACATCACGATCCTGAACGACGCGAGCCGCAAGGTCGTCCCCTGCCAGAAGTACAACAACAACACCGCTGTCGGGGCCGGTCCCGACAGCACGAACTGCCTCTACAGCAGCTCGGACATCACCTACCGGTAGCCCCCACGGGAGGGCGGCCGTACGCAGCGTCTCCGGCGGGGCGCTTCGTACGGCCGCCGTGTCATGTCCGGCGCAGCGCCCGCGTCAACTCCCGCTGATAGTCGGCGTATGCCGTGCGCAGCGCGGTCCCCGGCCAGTCGGCGGGCAGGAGTTCGGACGGCAGCACGGGGTCGGCCAGCAGGTGGCGCACGACGGCCGCGAAGACGGTGAGGCGGTCGGCGGGACGCTCCACGCGCGCGATGTGGTCGAGCAGTGCGCGGGCCGCGGCGGTCCAGGCGTCGAGCGGCCACAGGGCGCACGCCAGG
Coding sequences within:
- a CDS encoding pectate lyase family protein; translated protein: MRTGPPRTHAQSSALVAAAAALAAVAVLALPQPAGAAESSPIGFGAGTTGGGSAPAVTVSTLDAFRSAVSGDTAKVIRVNGLIPLSGQVDIGSNTTVVGVGSASGFTGGGLRLKEVSNVVVRNLNISKPVAPADGITVQKSTKVWIDHNSFSADREHDKDHYDGLLDINHGSDDVTVSWNTFKDHFKGSLVGHSDNNASEDTGHLKVTYHHNLFSNVYSRIPSLRFGTGHFYNNYVSGADTACHSRMGAQMLVENNVFRSTKIAVTTNRSSDVDGFANLRGNDLGGAATEVSRVGTFTNPPYGYTAEPASSVVASVTSGAGTGKL
- a CDS encoding pectate lyase; translation: MSSATRPRARGRALTGALATLGLSVGMIMTIGAPSASAATWPTPNGSEPVSATISISGTKDYGMKRLYGTGDLAGDGQEEGQDPILRLANGAVLKNVVLGAPAADGIHCEGSCTLQNVWWEDVGEDAATFRGGTGATYHVIGGGAKKAADKVFQHNGGGTLNISNFAVQEFKTLYRSCGDCSTQYTRKVNLNTIEVTGTGSTARIVGINTNRNDVATLRNITILNDASRKVVPCQKYNNNTAVGAGPDSTNCLYSSSDITYR